The following are from one region of the Microbacterium paraoxydans genome:
- a CDS encoding glucose-6-phosphate dehydrogenase assembly protein OpcA — protein MIIDLPDTTVSQVAKQLVKVREEGGAVALGRVLTLVIAARKGVAEAAIDAANDASREHPMRVIVLTTGDGESRLDAQIRVGGDAGASEVVVLHAHGAAASNEESLLTGLLLPDAPVVAWWPDEAPTSPATSPLGRIAQRRITDAATSPDVRDRLALLGRTHAPGDTDLAWTRLTHWREQLAAVLDQPPYETITAVEVRGGSASPSTALLAAWLQMALDVPVRWSYEDPEHWQEGIKSVRLTRESGDILLERPSPGVAVLTQPNQPDHDLHLPRRTLRECLAEELRRLDPDVLYGRVITEGWEKLGPPETGE, from the coding sequence GTGATCATCGACCTTCCCGACACGACCGTCAGCCAGGTCGCCAAGCAGCTCGTCAAGGTGCGCGAGGAGGGTGGCGCCGTCGCCCTCGGCCGCGTCCTCACCCTGGTCATCGCGGCCCGCAAGGGCGTCGCGGAGGCCGCGATCGACGCGGCGAACGATGCGTCGCGCGAGCACCCGATGCGTGTGATCGTGCTGACCACCGGCGACGGCGAGTCCCGCCTCGACGCGCAGATCCGCGTGGGCGGAGACGCCGGGGCCAGCGAGGTCGTCGTGCTGCACGCGCACGGCGCCGCCGCGAGCAACGAGGAGAGCCTGCTCACCGGACTGCTCCTGCCGGACGCCCCGGTGGTGGCGTGGTGGCCGGACGAGGCCCCCACCTCTCCAGCGACGTCGCCGCTCGGCCGCATCGCCCAGCGCCGGATCACCGACGCCGCCACGTCCCCAGATGTGCGCGACCGCCTCGCCCTCCTCGGGCGCACGCACGCTCCCGGCGACACCGACCTCGCCTGGACGCGCCTCACGCACTGGCGCGAGCAGCTCGCCGCGGTGCTGGACCAGCCGCCGTACGAGACCATCACCGCCGTCGAGGTCCGGGGTGGGAGCGCCTCGCCCTCCACGGCACTGCTCGCCGCGTGGCTGCAGATGGCACTGGACGTGCCGGTGCGGTGGTCGTACGAGGACCCGGAGCACTGGCAGGAGGGCATCAAGTCGGTGCGCCTCACCCGGGAGTCCGGCGACATCCTCCTCGAGCGCCCGTCGCCCGGCGTCGCCGTCCTCACCCAGCCGAACCAGCCCGACCACGATCTCCACCTGCCGCGGCGGACGCTGCGCGAGTGCCTCGCGGAGGAGCTGCGCAGGCTCGACCCCGACGTCCTGTACGGTCGAGTGATCACGGAGGGCTGGGAGAAGCTCGGTCCGCCCGAGACAGGAGAGTGA
- the pgl gene encoding 6-phosphogluconolactonase gives MPGSSAEKRVVVEATPAALALRVADRFLTRVRARTRNGRLAHVALTGGSMGGAVLRAVRDNPRSAEIDWSLVHFWWGDERFVPQEDADRNALQSREALLDHIDVPAENVHEVAASDSGLDLDEAAAAYAAELARFGTEDHPWPSFAVCFLGVGPDGHIASLFPDREEVTVTDAAALPVRDSPKPPAERVTLTRPVLNASKRVWLVLTGADKASALGLALAGASYTSVPAAGAKGRKRTVFFVDEAAASEVSPDLIDQAY, from the coding sequence ATGCCGGGATCGTCCGCAGAGAAGCGGGTCGTGGTCGAGGCCACCCCCGCCGCCCTCGCCCTCCGGGTCGCCGATCGCTTCCTCACCCGTGTCCGCGCGCGGACACGCAACGGCCGTCTGGCTCACGTCGCCCTGACGGGCGGCTCGATGGGCGGTGCCGTCCTGCGCGCTGTCCGGGACAACCCGCGGTCCGCTGAGATCGACTGGTCCCTCGTGCACTTCTGGTGGGGTGACGAGCGCTTCGTCCCGCAGGAGGACGCGGACCGGAACGCCCTCCAGTCGCGGGAGGCGCTGCTCGACCACATCGACGTCCCCGCGGAGAACGTGCACGAGGTCGCCGCCTCGGACAGCGGTCTCGACCTCGATGAGGCCGCCGCAGCGTACGCCGCCGAGCTCGCCCGCTTCGGCACCGAGGACCACCCGTGGCCGTCGTTCGCGGTGTGCTTCCTCGGCGTCGGTCCCGACGGCCACATCGCTTCGCTCTTCCCGGACCGGGAAGAGGTCACCGTGACCGATGCCGCGGCGCTGCCCGTGCGGGACTCCCCCAAGCCCCCGGCCGAGCGGGTCACCCTCACCCGCCCGGTCCTGAACGCCTCCAAGCGCGTCTGGCTCGTGCTCACGGGTGCCGACAAGGCATCGGCGCTCGGCCTCGCTCTCGCCGGCGCCAGCTACACGAGCGTTCCCGCAGCCGGGGCGAAGGGCCGCAAGCGGACGGTCTTCTTCGTCGACGAGGCCGCGGCATCCGAGGTCTCCCCCGACCTCATCGACCAGGCCTACTGA
- a CDS encoding DMT family transporter has protein sequence MGTVEDVGDQLVGAFQNPDLLLGIPLALAGAVFMSLGAQYQHRGVEKVERLSGSDGAAGLSFDQLKRLFTRPSWVIGTLMLGLAIVCQLAALVKAPLIVVQPLGAIALVITTLLNARISGHAPTRQSLTAIIACVGGIFLFVFFAAIYATEKEVTDRELFVILAILLVVIIVLGACWLILRHRMRALFYIIGAGILYGFVATLAKVIIKRIEAGQFEWITAVCLLALLSAGAVGAYFVQTAYSSGPPDLVIAGLTVVDPMVAVLIGMLVLGEAAAAPWWVFIIFGVAGSIAVWGVVGLARFHPQVLSESQELGITRGSDPATPPAAPASGAPEQPDPRETRGPDAQ, from the coding sequence ATGGGGACGGTCGAGGACGTCGGCGACCAGCTTGTCGGCGCGTTCCAGAACCCGGACCTGCTCCTCGGGATCCCGCTGGCTCTCGCCGGTGCCGTGTTCATGTCGCTCGGCGCGCAGTACCAGCACCGGGGCGTGGAGAAGGTCGAGCGGCTCAGCGGCTCCGACGGCGCCGCCGGCCTCAGCTTCGATCAGCTCAAGCGCCTGTTCACCCGCCCGTCCTGGGTGATCGGGACGCTCATGCTGGGACTCGCGATCGTCTGCCAGCTCGCGGCGCTCGTGAAAGCACCGCTCATCGTGGTGCAGCCTCTCGGCGCCATCGCGCTGGTCATCACGACGCTGCTCAACGCCCGCATCTCCGGTCACGCCCCCACGCGGCAGTCGCTCACCGCGATCATCGCCTGTGTCGGCGGCATCTTCCTCTTCGTGTTCTTCGCCGCGATCTACGCCACGGAGAAGGAGGTCACGGACCGCGAGCTGTTCGTCATCCTCGCGATCCTGCTCGTCGTGATCATCGTGCTCGGGGCGTGCTGGCTCATCCTCCGGCACCGGATGCGGGCGCTGTTCTACATCATCGGCGCCGGCATCCTCTACGGTTTCGTCGCCACCCTCGCGAAGGTCATCATCAAGCGCATCGAGGCCGGCCAGTTCGAATGGATCACCGCGGTCTGCCTGCTCGCGTTGCTCTCGGCGGGTGCCGTCGGCGCGTACTTCGTGCAGACCGCCTACAGCTCCGGTCCGCCGGACCTCGTCATCGCCGGTCTGACGGTGGTCGACCCCATGGTGGCCGTGCTCATCGGCATGCTCGTACTCGGTGAGGCCGCGGCGGCTCCGTGGTGGGTCTTCATCATCTTCGGCGTCGCCGGCAGCATCGCCGTCTGGGGCGTCGTCGGGCTCGCCCGGTTCCACCCGCAGGTCCTCAGCGAGAGCCAGGAGCTCGGCATCACCCGGGGGAGCGATCCCGCCACCCCGCCGGCTGCTCCCGCATCGGGTGCGCCGGAGCAGCCGGACCCGCGTGAGACACGCGGCCCGGACGCTCAGTAG
- the def gene encoding peptide deformylase → MAVLPIRIMGDPVLHSPASPVEAITDEIRTLVADMFETMDAAPGVGLAAPQVGVPLRIYTYSYVDDDDQPWRGVLINPELWMTPTEPGAPDPELESEGCLSFPGERFPLRRSDRVRVTATDLDGSPVTLEVDGWRARIMQHEFDHLDGVLYIDRLSDSDWKTTQKIARKRGWGRPGASWLPGVDDLEG, encoded by the coding sequence GTGGCTGTCCTTCCGATTCGCATCATGGGCGATCCCGTCCTGCACTCCCCCGCCTCCCCCGTCGAGGCGATCACCGACGAGATCCGCACCCTCGTCGCCGACATGTTCGAGACCATGGACGCCGCGCCCGGCGTCGGTCTCGCCGCCCCTCAGGTGGGGGTGCCGCTGCGGATCTACACGTACTCCTACGTCGACGACGACGACCAGCCGTGGCGCGGTGTGCTCATCAACCCCGAACTGTGGATGACGCCGACGGAACCGGGCGCGCCGGACCCCGAGCTGGAGTCCGAGGGCTGCCTGTCCTTCCCGGGCGAGCGGTTCCCCCTGCGCCGGTCCGACCGCGTGCGGGTGACGGCGACGGATCTGGACGGCAGCCCGGTCACGCTGGAGGTGGACGGCTGGCGCGCTCGCATCATGCAGCACGAGTTCGACCACCTCGACGGCGTGCTCTACATCGACCGCCTCTCGGACTCCGACTGGAAGACGACGCAGAAGATCGCTCGCAAGCGCGGCTGGGGACGCCCGGGGGCCAGCTGGCTCCCCGGAGTGGATGACCTCGAGGGCTGA
- a CDS encoding septum formation family protein, with translation MMKSRTRRALVLTGSAVAVSLALTGCSAINSILGGGRADADRDEETGQVTESANIDVFSVKLGDCMLETGSGMLTDANVVPCSEPHDEEVFYEIKMDDGEYSEDAISAASEECIGDAYTSFVGVSYQESALDVTTLTPSKDSWEQANDRVIQCIIIDPAGQVEGSLKGAAR, from the coding sequence ATGATGAAGTCGCGCACCCGTCGCGCACTCGTGCTCACCGGTTCGGCTGTCGCCGTCTCGCTCGCCCTCACCGGCTGCAGCGCGATCAACAGCATCCTCGGCGGCGGTCGCGCCGACGCCGACCGCGACGAGGAGACCGGTCAGGTCACCGAGAGCGCGAACATCGACGTGTTCTCCGTGAAGCTCGGCGACTGCATGCTCGAGACCGGCTCCGGGATGCTCACCGACGCGAACGTCGTGCCGTGCTCCGAGCCGCACGACGAAGAGGTCTTCTACGAGATCAAGATGGACGACGGCGAGTACTCGGAGGACGCCATCAGCGCCGCGTCCGAGGAGTGCATCGGCGACGCGTACACGTCCTTCGTCGGCGTCTCGTACCAGGAGTCCGCCCTGGACGTGACCACGCTCACCCCCAGCAAGGACTCGTGGGAGCAGGCCAACGACCGCGTGATCCAGTGCATCATCATCGACCCGGCCGGACAGGTCGAGGGATCGCTCAAGGGCGCCGCTCGCTGA
- a CDS encoding PucR family transcriptional regulator, with the protein MARDVASVARYLRAELLPGAVPGARPVNAVLPLDDFGPPVDPLHATLVVAEEAALLGVGGDRRAALGETVVVTSDDSPRLREAVRDAGFTAIVGVPLSPPLVVPTLTSLLAVDQAAEARAITSAMRVLTLAARRSGITGVIAELAHRIDGWAVLLDRHGEVITTAGAGSLHIDDAIAVAVGRPVRVRHRALQVHPVGPGQDITAQLVTAPRNDSSGRGRELSSQAAALLDLLMRTRDSSQLERLGRSMMFETVREGGEEATRLLRRWGVHERVLVGFALASRTSGVDVEHLLGLWLDELGAEHVFTSQRGIVQGVVREDHADQIAHRARAFASTLYLGLGRPAGTDALARSIDEARHACEAARTGGERVVRYEAIPTVSFVLGALDPDQTTRLARLLDPLRAAERPAELLDTLRVFLTCNGAWSESAARLRIHRQTLTTRVRRIEDLTGLSLSDPDDRVAAWLALRAADG; encoded by the coding sequence GTGGCTCGTGACGTCGCCTCCGTGGCCAGGTATCTCCGGGCGGAACTGCTGCCGGGCGCTGTTCCCGGAGCGCGGCCGGTCAACGCGGTCCTTCCCCTCGACGACTTCGGTCCGCCGGTGGATCCGCTCCACGCGACGCTCGTCGTAGCCGAAGAGGCCGCGCTCCTCGGCGTCGGCGGCGACCGCCGTGCCGCGCTGGGGGAGACCGTGGTGGTCACGAGCGACGACAGCCCCCGTCTTCGCGAAGCCGTGCGGGACGCGGGGTTCACGGCCATCGTCGGGGTCCCCCTGTCACCGCCGCTGGTGGTACCGACGCTGACCTCGCTCCTCGCCGTCGATCAGGCGGCGGAGGCTCGCGCCATCACCTCGGCGATGCGGGTGCTCACGCTGGCGGCGCGGCGCAGCGGCATCACCGGCGTCATCGCGGAGCTGGCGCACCGCATCGACGGGTGGGCGGTGCTCCTGGATCGGCATGGCGAGGTCATCACGACCGCAGGAGCAGGAAGCCTGCACATCGACGATGCGATCGCCGTCGCCGTCGGCCGACCGGTGCGGGTGCGCCATCGCGCCCTGCAGGTGCACCCGGTCGGTCCTGGCCAGGACATCACCGCGCAGCTCGTGACCGCTCCGCGCAACGACAGCTCCGGCCGCGGTCGCGAACTGAGCTCGCAGGCCGCGGCGCTGCTCGATCTCCTGATGCGCACCCGGGACAGCAGCCAGCTGGAGCGCCTCGGCCGCTCGATGATGTTCGAGACCGTCCGCGAGGGAGGGGAGGAGGCCACTCGTCTGCTCCGCCGCTGGGGCGTGCACGAGCGCGTGCTGGTGGGTTTCGCGCTCGCGTCCCGCACCAGCGGTGTCGACGTCGAGCATCTGCTCGGTCTCTGGCTCGACGAGCTCGGCGCCGAGCACGTCTTCACGTCGCAACGGGGAATCGTGCAGGGCGTCGTGCGCGAGGACCATGCCGACCAGATCGCGCATCGCGCCAGGGCGTTCGCCTCGACGCTCTACCTCGGTCTCGGCCGACCGGCGGGTACGGATGCCCTCGCCCGCAGCATCGACGAGGCGCGGCACGCCTGCGAGGCCGCGCGCACCGGCGGCGAACGCGTGGTCCGCTACGAGGCCATTCCGACGGTGTCGTTCGTGCTCGGGGCGCTGGACCCGGATCAGACCACGCGCCTTGCGCGTCTGCTCGACCCGCTGCGCGCAGCCGAGCGGCCGGCCGAGCTCCTCGACACGCTCCGGGTGTTCCTCACGTGCAACGGGGCGTGGAGCGAGAGCGCGGCGCGACTGCGCATCCACCGGCAGACGCTGACGACCCGCGTCCGACGGATCGAGGACCTCACGGGCCTCTCGCTGTCCGATCCGGACGACCGCGTCGCGGCGTGGCTCGCTCTCCGTGCCGCGGACGGCTGA
- a CDS encoding alcohol dehydrogenase catalytic domain-containing protein, which translates to MKAVVFRDPQSPIEFVDVDLAPPRAGEVRVRIAAAGVCHSDLHVKRGEWDAAAPLVMGHEGSGVVTELGEGVTTLAVGDHVVLSWVPPCGECRYCRAGHEARCQKVATVVAPLGVLFDGTSRLSRDGEQLHHYLGVSSFAEEVVVPASGAVKVRDDAPLDVIAVVGCAVATGVGAVLNTAAVEPGSTVAVIGCGGVGLNVVQGARLAGAERIVAIDVRPEKTQMALQFGATDRIDASQGDAVAQLRELIPDGVDYAFDAIGRTSTTEQSIQMLGLGGAAVIVGLPPTGARASFEPLVLAEADQRILGSNYGSVRPSIDVPALVDRYMDGQLKIDPLISGRRPLSEAAAALDDLDGGSALRTLLIP; encoded by the coding sequence ATGAAAGCTGTTGTCTTCCGCGACCCCCAGTCGCCCATCGAGTTCGTCGACGTCGACCTCGCTCCGCCCCGCGCCGGTGAGGTGCGCGTACGCATCGCCGCCGCCGGTGTCTGCCACTCCGACCTGCACGTCAAGCGCGGCGAGTGGGACGCCGCCGCTCCCCTGGTCATGGGCCACGAGGGCTCCGGCGTCGTCACCGAACTGGGCGAGGGCGTCACCACGCTCGCTGTCGGCGACCACGTCGTGCTGAGCTGGGTGCCGCCGTGCGGCGAGTGCCGCTACTGCCGCGCCGGTCACGAGGCCCGCTGCCAGAAGGTCGCCACCGTGGTCGCTCCCCTCGGCGTGCTCTTCGACGGCACGTCGCGGCTGAGCCGCGACGGCGAGCAGCTGCACCACTACCTGGGTGTGTCGTCCTTCGCGGAGGAGGTCGTCGTCCCCGCATCCGGAGCCGTGAAGGTCCGCGACGACGCGCCCCTCGACGTCATCGCCGTGGTCGGCTGCGCTGTCGCGACCGGTGTCGGCGCCGTCCTGAACACCGCCGCCGTAGAACCCGGATCGACCGTCGCCGTGATCGGCTGCGGGGGCGTGGGCCTCAACGTCGTCCAGGGCGCCCGACTCGCCGGTGCCGAGCGCATCGTCGCGATCGACGTGCGGCCGGAGAAGACGCAGATGGCCCTGCAGTTCGGGGCCACGGACCGCATCGACGCCTCCCAGGGCGACGCCGTGGCGCAGCTGCGGGAGCTCATCCCGGACGGCGTCGACTACGCCTTCGACGCGATCGGACGCACCTCCACGACCGAGCAGTCCATCCAGATGCTCGGACTCGGCGGCGCCGCGGTCATCGTCGGGCTGCCGCCCACGGGAGCACGCGCCTCGTTCGAGCCGCTCGTCCTCGCCGAGGCCGACCAGCGCATCCTCGGCTCGAACTACGGCTCGGTGCGGCCGTCGATCGACGTCCCCGCGCTCGTGGACCGCTACATGGACGGGCAGCTCAAGATCGATCCGTTGATCTCCGGTCGCCGTCCGCTCTCCGAGGCCGCCGCCGCCCTGGACGACCTCGACGGCGGCTCGGCACTGCGTACCCTCCTCATCCCCTGA
- a CDS encoding APC family permease — translation MSDTVVAPPGGPQDAGLRTGVMSGPELAAQAIANIAPSAVIAFTAAAIFLGAGNGTIYAFALATIVILCVGYCVVVFARKHASAGSLYTYVSKGLGPFGAFLAGVTLLIGCFGIAAASLSGSVSYMGQFLSMLGLPAQGLGWDIGLAILLGGLATLFTIRGIRLSARVSLVLELLSVGIILVLLIAALAWAGPSAWDPAQVLATGSSFQGIASGMVLGILGFVGFSSADALGREAKEPYKAIPRAIMWSALGVGVLYVFAAYTQIAVLGDDLATAASPLESMSALIGMPGWFAAVLTFGVSASFFAVVVAPLNVIGRIVYVMGKEGVVAERFGRTHEQHLTPHRVLILAGAAAITVDIVLLVAGAATGDILVWVNTWGTYGYMVAYALVAIACVVYTQRAKMRNGLVKVCATVAVVTMAYVFFANVWPVPAFPYNVIPYVFLVTVALALTRYAYLARRRPDVIARIGNTETSAMEGVG, via the coding sequence ATGTCAGACACCGTCGTCGCCCCGCCCGGCGGCCCGCAGGATGCCGGGCTCCGCACCGGCGTCATGAGCGGACCCGAGCTCGCCGCCCAGGCCATCGCCAACATCGCCCCCAGCGCCGTCATCGCCTTCACGGCCGCCGCCATCTTCCTCGGCGCCGGGAACGGCACCATCTACGCCTTCGCACTGGCCACCATCGTGATCCTGTGCGTCGGATACTGCGTGGTGGTGTTCGCTCGCAAGCACGCCTCGGCAGGCTCGCTGTACACCTACGTGTCGAAGGGCCTCGGCCCGTTCGGCGCCTTCCTCGCCGGGGTCACCCTGCTGATCGGCTGCTTCGGCATCGCGGCGGCCTCCCTCAGCGGCTCGGTCAGCTACATGGGGCAGTTCCTGAGCATGCTGGGCCTGCCCGCCCAGGGGCTTGGCTGGGACATCGGCCTGGCGATCCTGCTCGGTGGCCTGGCGACGCTGTTCACCATCCGCGGCATCCGTCTGTCCGCCCGGGTCTCGCTCGTCCTCGAGCTGCTCTCCGTCGGCATCATCCTGGTGCTCCTCATCGCGGCGCTCGCGTGGGCGGGTCCCTCCGCCTGGGACCCCGCGCAGGTCCTCGCGACCGGCTCATCGTTCCAGGGCATCGCGTCCGGCATGGTGCTGGGCATCCTGGGCTTCGTCGGCTTCTCCTCTGCGGACGCCCTCGGCCGCGAGGCCAAGGAGCCGTACAAGGCGATCCCCCGCGCCATCATGTGGAGCGCCCTCGGCGTCGGCGTGCTCTACGTCTTCGCCGCGTACACGCAGATCGCGGTCCTCGGCGACGACCTCGCCACCGCCGCGAGCCCGCTGGAGAGCATGTCCGCCCTCATCGGCATGCCGGGCTGGTTCGCGGCCGTGCTCACGTTCGGCGTCTCGGCGTCGTTCTTCGCGGTCGTCGTCGCCCCGCTCAACGTGATCGGCCGCATCGTCTACGTGATGGGCAAGGAAGGCGTCGTCGCGGAGCGCTTCGGACGCACCCACGAGCAGCACCTCACGCCGCACCGCGTGCTCATCCTCGCCGGTGCCGCGGCGATCACGGTCGACATCGTGCTACTGGTGGCGGGAGCGGCGACGGGCGACATCCTCGTCTGGGTCAACACCTGGGGCACCTACGGCTACATGGTCGCCTACGCCCTCGTCGCCATCGCGTGCGTGGTCTACACGCAGCGGGCCAAGATGCGGAACGGTCTGGTGAAGGTGTGCGCCACGGTCGCGGTCGTGACGATGGCGTACGTCTTCTTCGCGAACGTGTGGCCCGTGCCCGCCTTCCCGTACAACGTGATCCCGTACGTGTTCCTCGTGACCGTCGCCCTCGCGCTCACCCGGTACGCCTACCTCGCCCGGCGTCGCCCTGACGTCATCGCCCGGATCGGCAACACCGAGACGAGCGCCATGGAGGGCGTCGGCTGA
- a CDS encoding ATP-binding cassette domain-containing protein: MPRTPESSNAIECSDLVIDRIGHGTPNRAVDGVTFSLAPGGLICVAGPTGSGKSTLVAALAGSTDPSVRVVGGRAQVCGIDIRRPGRKHRILTYRTGFVPQGAGADLPPQLTVNEVIAEPILIREKRVNTRALSIRVATLLDELHLPLGTAAKFPYELSAGMRQRVAIARSFVLEPRVLIADEILANLDLEVRPVVFDAITRRRKEEGMAALLVTNDADFIRELNAETLMLRGGHVVARGVGKDLLWVPNAESDSRR; the protein is encoded by the coding sequence ATGCCCCGCACGCCCGAATCCTCGAACGCGATCGAGTGCTCCGATCTGGTCATCGACCGGATCGGTCACGGCACGCCGAATCGCGCGGTCGACGGCGTGACGTTCTCGCTCGCCCCTGGCGGGCTCATCTGCGTCGCGGGGCCGACCGGCTCGGGGAAGTCGACCCTCGTCGCCGCGCTCGCGGGTTCCACGGATCCCTCGGTGCGTGTCGTCGGCGGCCGGGCGCAGGTCTGCGGCATCGACATCCGTCGTCCGGGTCGCAAGCACCGCATCCTCACCTACCGCACGGGCTTCGTGCCGCAAGGTGCCGGGGCGGATCTGCCGCCGCAGCTGACGGTCAACGAGGTCATCGCCGAGCCGATCCTCATCCGGGAGAAGCGCGTCAACACCCGGGCGCTCTCCATCCGGGTGGCGACGCTTCTGGATGAGCTCCACCTGCCGCTCGGGACCGCCGCGAAGTTCCCCTATGAGCTCAGCGCGGGCATGCGCCAGCGGGTCGCGATCGCCCGTTCCTTCGTGCTGGAGCCGCGGGTGCTCATCGCCGACGAGATCCTCGCGAACCTCGATCTGGAGGTGCGACCGGTCGTCTTCGACGCCATCACCCGGCGCCGCAAGGAGGAGGGGATGGCGGCTCTCCTCGTCACCAACGACGCGGACTTCATCCGGGAGCTGAACGCCGAGACGCTCATGCTGCGCGGGGGCCACGTCGTCGCGCGGGGCGTCGGCAAGGACCTGCTCTGGGTGCCGAATGCGGAGTCGGATTCCCGCCGCTGA
- the dnaG gene encoding DNA primase: MPRIRQADVDEVKARTNIADIVGERVALKSAGVGSLKGLCPFHDEKSPSFHVRQQVGYYHCFGCGESGDVYSFLRAMDHVSFTEAVERLAGRIGYTLHYEDGGAAPETSGRSRLYAANTAAAEFFRSQLLSPDAEAARRFLGERGFDAGAAAHFGVGFAPRGWDGMLKALTAQGFTREELSTAGLVSTGQRGVYDRFRGRLVWPIRDVSGQTIGFGARKLFDDDQGPKYLNTPETPIYKKAQVLYGLDLAKRDIARGDPRRVVVVEGYTDVMACHLAGLTTAVATCGTAFGAEHIKVLRRVMGDDNASGEVVFTFDGDEAGQKAALRAFTEDDRFNAQTFVAVAPDGLDPCDLRLQRGDAAVRGLMDAKQPMFEFAIDRKLAGFDLSTVEGRVGALRAAAPIVAEIRDRLLRPGYERVLARRLGMDPTEVHGEVERAARGAQAAAPQARREAAPRVDPATGGPVVAAVTLASLPRSPDVAVERDALMGALQYGHQIDAALLTRALAEPFRTPGLDAVREAVAAAPDRSRPGWVTDAVNSVREPYRSLAGELLMTPFPARDEAGAVASATDLARRLVVRQLEHEKQELLGAVQRVPADSDGGRALRVRLRDIDVERQRFFAES, from the coding sequence ATGCCCCGCATCCGGCAGGCCGACGTCGACGAGGTCAAGGCCCGCACCAACATCGCGGACATCGTGGGGGAGCGCGTCGCCCTCAAGTCGGCGGGGGTGGGGTCCCTCAAGGGACTGTGCCCGTTCCACGACGAGAAGAGCCCCAGCTTCCACGTGCGTCAGCAGGTCGGCTACTACCACTGCTTCGGCTGCGGGGAGTCGGGCGACGTGTACTCCTTCCTCCGCGCGATGGACCACGTGAGCTTCACGGAGGCGGTCGAGCGGCTCGCGGGCCGCATCGGCTACACCCTGCATTACGAGGACGGAGGGGCGGCGCCGGAGACCAGTGGCCGCAGCCGGCTGTACGCGGCGAACACGGCCGCGGCGGAGTTCTTCCGGTCCCAGCTGCTGTCGCCGGATGCGGAGGCGGCCCGCCGGTTCCTCGGGGAGCGCGGCTTCGACGCCGGGGCGGCGGCGCACTTCGGCGTCGGCTTCGCCCCTCGGGGATGGGACGGCATGCTCAAGGCGCTGACCGCCCAGGGCTTCACGCGCGAGGAGCTGAGCACCGCAGGACTCGTCTCCACGGGACAGCGCGGTGTGTACGACCGGTTCCGCGGCCGCCTCGTCTGGCCGATCCGGGACGTGTCGGGGCAGACGATCGGCTTCGGCGCCCGCAAGCTGTTCGACGACGACCAGGGCCCCAAGTACCTCAACACCCCCGAGACCCCGATCTACAAGAAGGCCCAGGTGCTCTACGGGCTCGACCTCGCCAAGCGCGACATCGCCCGCGGCGACCCGCGCCGGGTCGTGGTCGTCGAGGGCTACACCGACGTGATGGCCTGCCACCTCGCCGGGCTCACGACCGCGGTCGCGACCTGCGGCACCGCGTTCGGCGCCGAGCACATCAAGGTGCTCCGCCGGGTCATGGGCGACGACAACGCGTCCGGTGAGGTGGTGTTCACCTTCGACGGCGACGAGGCGGGACAGAAGGCCGCGCTGCGGGCGTTCACGGAGGACGACCGGTTCAACGCGCAGACCTTCGTCGCGGTCGCCCCGGACGGCCTCGACCCGTGCGACCTCCGGCTGCAGCGCGGGGACGCGGCGGTGCGCGGCCTCATGGACGCGAAGCAGCCGATGTTCGAGTTCGCCATCGACCGCAAGCTCGCGGGTTTCGACCTCTCCACGGTCGAGGGCCGGGTCGGCGCCCTCCGTGCCGCGGCCCCGATCGTGGCGGAGATCCGCGACCGCCTGCTGCGCCCCGGCTACGAGCGGGTACTCGCACGCCGACTCGGCATGGACCCGACCGAGGTGCATGGGGAGGTCGAGCGCGCCGCGCGCGGTGCGCAGGCGGCCGCTCCTCAGGCCCGTCGGGAGGCCGCGCCGCGGGTCGATCCCGCCACGGGCGGGCCGGTCGTCGCGGCCGTGACGCTCGCCAGCCTGCCCCGTTCGCCCGACGTCGCCGTGGAGCGCGATGCGCTCATGGGAGCCCTGCAGTACGGTCACCAGATCGATGCGGCGCTGCTGACGCGAGCGCTCGCGGAGCCGTTCCGCACGCCCGGCCTCGATGCCGTGCGCGAGGCGGTCGCCGCCGCCCCCGATCGCAGCCGTCCCGGCTGGGTGACGGACGCGGTGAACAGCGTGCGCGAGCCGTACCGCTCGCTCGCGGGCGAGCTGCTGATGACGCCGTTCCCGGCACGAGACGAGGCCGGCGCGGTGGCGTCGGCGACGGATCTCGCCCGACGGCTGGTGGTGCGGCAGCTCGAGCACGAGAAGCAGGAGCTGCTGGGCGCGGTCCAGCGCGTCCCTGCCGACTCCGACGGCGGGCGCGCGCTGCGGGTGCGGCTGCGGGACATCGACGTGGAGCGGCAGCGGTTCTTCGCCGAGTCGTAA